Proteins encoded by one window of Megachile rotundata isolate GNS110a chromosome 10, iyMegRotu1, whole genome shotgun sequence:
- the mRpS14 gene encoding mitochondrial ribosomal protein S14 isoform X2: MAAIRNSLLAFSNVFSKSTTAVTSNFQQIRNIWIGRWMTRDVKRRRLARDYAPERLRLVALKRNNILPAEIQTLATKQIDETIPRQTALRQLTPRCAVTSRGRGTVIKWRISRIVFRHLADYNKLSGVQRALW, translated from the exons ATGGCTGCTATAAGAAATAGTCTGTTggcattttcaaatgttttttcAAAAAGTACAACTGCTGTAACAAGTAAT TTCCAGCAAATACGTAATATTTGGATTGGACGATGGATGACTCGTGATGTTAAACGAAGACGATTAGCAAGAGATTATGCACCAGAACGATTGCGATTAGTagctttaaaaagaaataatattttaccaGCAGAAATACAG ACTCTTGCCACCAAACAAATAGATGAGACTATTCCCCGTCAAACTGCATTAAGACAATTAACACCACGTTGTGCAGTAACTTCTCGTGGTCGTGGTACTGTTATTAAATGGAGAATATCGAGAATTGTATTCCGTCATTTAGCTGATTATAATAAGTTATCTGGTGTACAACGTGCATTATGGTAA
- the mRpS14 gene encoding mitochondrial ribosomal protein S14 isoform X1 — protein sequence MAAIRNSLLAFSNVFSKSTTAVTSNVGIKFQQIRNIWIGRWMTRDVKRRRLARDYAPERLRLVALKRNNILPAEIQTLATKQIDETIPRQTALRQLTPRCAVTSRGRGTVIKWRISRIVFRHLADYNKLSGVQRALW from the exons ATGGCTGCTATAAGAAATAGTCTGTTggcattttcaaatgttttttcAAAAAGTACAACTGCTGTAACAAGTAATGTAGGTATAAAG TTCCAGCAAATACGTAATATTTGGATTGGACGATGGATGACTCGTGATGTTAAACGAAGACGATTAGCAAGAGATTATGCACCAGAACGATTGCGATTAGTagctttaaaaagaaataatattttaccaGCAGAAATACAG ACTCTTGCCACCAAACAAATAGATGAGACTATTCCCCGTCAAACTGCATTAAGACAATTAACACCACGTTGTGCAGTAACTTCTCGTGGTCGTGGTACTGTTATTAAATGGAGAATATCGAGAATTGTATTCCGTCATTTAGCTGATTATAATAAGTTATCTGGTGTACAACGTGCATTATGGTAA
- the EF1a-F2 gene encoding elongation factor 1-alpha F2, with the protein MGKEKIHINIVVIGHVDSGKSTTTGHLIYKCGGIDKRTIEKFEKEAQEMGKGSFKYAWVLDKLKAERERGITIDIALWKFETSKYYVTIIDAPGHRDFIKNMITGTSQADCAVLIVAAGTGEFEAGISKNGQTREHALLAFTLGVKQLIVGVNKMDSTEPPYSETRFEEIKKEVSSYIKKIGYNPAAVAFVPISGWHGDNMLEVSSKMPWFKGWSVERKEGKVEGKCLIEALDAILPPTRPTDKALRLPLQDVYKIGGIGTVPVGRVETGVLKPGMVVTFAPAGLTTEVKSVEMHHEALQEAVPGDNVGFNVKSVSVKELRRGYVAGDSKNNPPKGAADFTAQVIVLNHPGQISNGYTPVLDCHTAHIACKFAEIKEKCDRRTGKTTEQNPKAIKSGDAAIVTLVPSKPMCVEAFQEFPPLGRFAVRDMRQTVAVGVIKAVTFKDAVGKVTKAAEKAQKKK; encoded by the exons ATGGGTAAGGAGAAGATTCATATTAACATTGTCGTCATTGGACATGTCGACTCTGGTAAATCTACCACCACTggtcatttaatttataaatgtggtGGTATTGACAAACGTACCatcgagaaatttgaaaaagaagcCCAAGAG ATGGGCAAAGGATCCTTCAAATATGCATGGGTATTGGATAAATTAAAGGCAGAACGTGAACGTGGTATTACTATTGACATCGCTCTGTGGAAATTCGAAACCTCTAAATACTATGTTACTATTATTGATGCTCCTGGACACagagattttattaaaaacatgatTACTGGTACATCACAAGCTGACTGTGCTGTATTAATTGTTGCTGCTGGTACTGGTGAATTTGAAGCTGGTATTTCAAAGAATGGACAAACACGTGAGCATGCTCTGCTTGCTTTTACACTTGGTGTAAAGCAGCTGATTGTTGGTGTTAATAAAATGGACTCTACTGAGCCACCATACTCTGAAACACGATTTGAAGAAATAAAGAAGGAAGTTTCATCTTATATTAAAAAGATTGGTTACAACCCTGCTGCTGTTGCATTTGTGCCAATTTCTGGTTGGCATGGAGATAACATGTTGGAAGTTTCTTCGAAAATGCCTTGGTTTAAGGGATGGAGTGTTGAGCGCAAGGAAGGTAAGGTAGAAGGAAAATGCCTTATTGAAGCTCTAGATGCTATCCTTCCACCGACTAGACCTACAGATAAAGCGCTCCGTCTTCCTCTTCAG GATGTGTACAAAATTGGTGGAATTGGAACAGTACCAGTTGGTCGTGTGGAAACTGGTGTGTTAAAACCTGGTATGGTTGTCACATTCGCTCCTGCGGGTCTGACTACTGAAGTTAAGTCAGTTGAAATGCATCACGAAGCTTTGCAAGAAGCTGTTCCTGGTGACAATGTTGGTTTCAACGTCAAAAGCGTGTCCGTTAAGGAATTGCGTCGTGGTTATGTAGCTGGAGATTCGAAAAACAATCCACCCAAGGGCGCTGCTGACTTCACTGCACAg GTTATTGTGCTGAACCATCCAGGTCAAATTAGCAATGGATACACACCAGTGTTGGATTGCCACACTGCTCACATTGCGTGTAAATTTGCTGAAATCAAAGAGAAATGTGATCGTCGTACTGGAAAAACCACCGAACAAAATCCAAAAGCTATTAAATCAGGAGATGCTGCAATTGTTACGCTCGTACCAAGCAAGCCAATGTGTGTTGAAGCTTTCCAAGAATTCCCTCCTTTGGGACGTTTCGCTGTTCGTGACATGCGTCAGACGGTAGCTGTTGGTGTCATCAAAGCAGTTACTTTCAAGGACGCCGTGGGCAAGGTCACCAAGGCTGCAGAAAAGGCCCAGAAAAAGAAATAA
- the LOC105663080 gene encoding uncharacterized protein LOC105663080, producing the protein MQEGDDVREHINKFFDAVDKLEEMNVDVNPDLLSIMLLYSLPASYENFRCAIESRDNLPGVEALKIKILEESDARKQSCSTNAVSNAMLVAMKKNQSSRQNFQKRKDDENKSKHENKGHIAARCYARVPPRGNKSFTDDEGNAKMLEETFLALAASKNIPEELEEKRCLDSGCTIHLCKNEVVSRYEANK; encoded by the exons ATGCAAGAAGGAGATGATGTGAGAGAGCACATCAACAAGTTTTTCGATGCAGTTGATAAGTTGGAAGAAATGAATGTAGATGTTAACCCTGATTTGTTATCAATAATGTTATTATATAGTTTGCCTGCGAGTTATGAGAACTTCAGGTGTGCAATTGAATCTCGAGATAACTTGCCTGGTGTTGAAGCactgaaaattaaaatcttagAAGAGAGTGATGCAAGGAAACAAAGTTGCAGTACGAATGCAGTTTCAAATGCAATGTTGGTGGCGATGAAAAAGAATCAGTCTAGCAGACAGAATTTTCAGAAGAGGAAAGATGATGAAAACAAAAGCAAACATGAGAACAAAG gGCACATTGCTGCAAGATGTTATGCGAGGGTTCCACCAAGAGGAAATAAATCCTTCACTGACGATGAAGGGAATGCAAAAATGTTAGAGGAAACATTCCTTGCATTGGCTGCGAGTAAAAATATACCTGAGGAACTGGAAGAGAAGCGGTGTTTAGATAGTGGATGTACCATTCATTTGTGTAAAAATGAAGTTGTTTCAAGATATGAAGCCAATAAATGA